Proteins encoded by one window of Cloeon dipterum chromosome 4, ieCloDipt1.1, whole genome shotgun sequence:
- the LOC135942507 gene encoding frizzled-2-like — protein sequence MTGKIQVVVLLMVGLAAGQVTFDWCETLTVPFCQDVPDMPYNLTYKTNALSQKKQQDAGLDVFLPVKNCSSNFQALLCNVFAPVCTVLPHPIPPCRSACVAAKSACEAPMSRSGIAWPHELDCEKFPDDGKPCIDVDDSSAEQ from the coding sequence ATGACTGGCAAAATTCAGGTTGTTGTGCTCTTAATGGTCGGGCTGGCTGCTGGCCAGGTGACGTTCGACTGGTGCGAGACCCTGACCGTGCCCTTCTGCCAGGATGTGCCGGACATGCCGTACAACCTGACGTACAAGACCAACGCGCTGAGCCAGAAGAAACAGCAGGACGCCGGACTAGACGTGTTCCTGCCCGTCAAAAACTGCAGCTCGAATTTTCAGGCCTTGTTGTGCAACGTCTTCGCTCCAGTCTGCACCGTCCTTCCGCATCCCATCCCTCCGTGCAGGTCGGCGTGCGTCGCCGCAAAATCCGCTTGCGAGGCGCCGATGAGCCGCTCTGGAATCGCCTGGCCTCACGAGCTCGACTGCGAAAAGTTCCCTGACGACGGCAAACCTTGCATTGACGTTGACGATTCGTCTGCAGAGCAGTGA